One part of the Acidobacteriota bacterium genome encodes these proteins:
- a CDS encoding ABC transporter ATP-binding protein: MPDLTVSGLSVALGGRTIVDDASLQVGEGELVALLGANGAGKTTLLRGLLGLAPRTGGTVAIGGDDPARLGAAERARRVAYLPQLRPLAWPIRVRDLVALGRFAHGVALGRLGPSDAAAVERALTVCDLTAFAGRAATTLSGGELARVHVARAIAAEAPLLITDEPTAALDPLHQHQVMRLLRTSADAGCGVLVVTHDIGLAAQFADRLAWMAAGRVVADGLPEATLTADRIAQVYGVSATVRRLDGDWLVSVAGAA; the protein is encoded by the coding sequence ATGCCTGACCTGACAGTAAGCGGGTTGAGCGTCGCGCTCGGCGGCCGGACCATCGTCGACGACGCGTCGCTCCAGGTGGGCGAGGGAGAGTTGGTGGCGTTGCTCGGGGCGAACGGCGCCGGCAAGACGACGCTCCTTCGCGGTCTGCTCGGGCTGGCGCCGCGCACCGGCGGGACGGTAGCGATTGGCGGTGACGATCCAGCGCGGCTCGGCGCCGCCGAGCGCGCCCGTCGTGTCGCCTACCTGCCGCAACTCCGTCCCCTCGCCTGGCCGATCCGTGTCCGCGACCTCGTGGCGCTCGGGCGCTTCGCGCATGGGGTCGCGCTCGGCCGCCTGGGTCCGTCGGATGCCGCCGCGGTGGAGCGCGCCCTGACGGTCTGCGATCTCACGGCGTTCGCAGGCCGCGCCGCGACCACCCTTTCCGGCGGCGAGCTGGCGCGCGTGCACGTGGCGCGGGCCATCGCGGCCGAGGCGCCGCTGCTGATCACGGACGAACCGACGGCAGCGCTCGATCCCCTCCACCAGCATCAGGTCATGCGCCTGCTGCGCACGAGCGCCGATGCCGGCTGCGGCGTCCTCGTCGTCACGCACGACATCGGGCTTGCCGCCCAGTTCGCGGACCGACTAGCCTGGATGGCGGCAGGCCGCGTCGTTGCCGACGGGCTGCCGGAGGCGACGCTGACGGCCGATCGGATCGCCCAGGTGTACGGCGTAAGTGCGACTGTCCGACGCCTCGACGGCGACTGGCTGGTCTCGGTTGCCGGCGCCGCGTAA
- a CDS encoding iron ABC transporter permease: MTGRALLWWLAAASASAVVAACLIGSTPLGIGRVVAALAGAGSPGDQIVVWEIRLPRALAAFAVGAALGASGAAMQGLLRNPLAEPGVLGVSATASLGATFVIYYGLVDVGAFAMPLAAIAGALAATSVLTVAALRVGSMVTLILVGIGLSSFAGAMMSLLMNFAPNPFSLADMLSWTLGTVANRSFADLLLAAPFGIAGLGLLALSRRSLSALTLGEEAAAGVGVDLPRARRLVVIGAGLATGAAVSVAGAIGFVGIVAPHLVRPFVDHDPARTLAPSALLAGLILVVADIGVRIAPTSAELRLGVVAALIGAPFFVWIAARRSMSNA; this comes from the coding sequence TTGACTGGCCGCGCGCTCCTCTGGTGGCTCGCCGCGGCGTCCGCGTCCGCTGTCGTCGCGGCCTGCCTGATTGGATCGACACCGCTCGGAATCGGCCGCGTCGTCGCCGCGCTGGCCGGCGCCGGATCTCCCGGCGATCAGATCGTCGTCTGGGAAATCCGCCTGCCGCGAGCCCTTGCCGCGTTCGCCGTCGGCGCCGCGCTCGGCGCCTCCGGCGCCGCGATGCAGGGTCTGCTCCGTAATCCCCTGGCCGAGCCGGGCGTGCTGGGTGTCTCCGCCACGGCATCGCTTGGAGCTACCTTCGTCATCTACTACGGCCTCGTCGACGTGGGTGCGTTCGCGATGCCGCTGGCCGCGATCGCCGGCGCCCTCGCCGCTACTTCCGTTCTGACCGTCGCCGCGCTCCGCGTCGGCTCGATGGTGACGCTCATCCTGGTCGGCATCGGGTTGTCCAGTTTCGCCGGGGCGATGATGTCGCTCCTGATGAACTTCGCGCCGAACCCCTTCTCGCTTGCCGACATGTTGAGCTGGACGCTTGGCACGGTCGCAAACCGGAGCTTTGCCGATCTCCTGCTGGCTGCGCCATTCGGCATTGCCGGGCTGGGGTTGCTGGCGTTGTCCCGGCGTAGTCTCTCGGCACTGACGCTGGGTGAAGAGGCGGCCGCAGGTGTCGGCGTCGACCTCCCGCGCGCGCGGCGCCTCGTCGTCATCGGCGCGGGTCTGGCCACGGGCGCCGCGGTTTCGGTCGCCGGCGCCATCGGTTTCGTCGGCATCGTCGCGCCCCATCTGGTGCGTCCATTCGTTGATCACGACCCGGCCCGGACCCTGGCGCCGTCGGCGCTCCTGGCCGGGTTGATCCTGGTGGTGGCCGACATCGGCGTCCGCATCGCACCCACCAGCGCGGAATTGCGTCTGGGTGTCGTGGCCGCGCTGATTGGCGCACCGTTCTTCGTCTGGATCGCGGCACGTCGAAGCATGAGCAATGCCTGA
- a CDS encoding ABC transporter substrate-binding protein, with product MGRQGGTVAAHEAARARSLWSLFTAGCVLAGCAVDGSGLPALDEATASPDVPVPAASPAPDAPTESPRRIVSLDYCADQYVLGLADRDRILALSPDAREAFSYLRHEAEGLSTVRQRIEDVLALHPDLVVRSYGGGPRATLFLQQAGVPVLALGFMQDIDAVRATVRRAAATFGVPERGESLVTEMDAGLERAKRRAQSVDADILYLSPAGVSAGPGTFVHELIETAGFDNFQRQPGWRSLPLERLAYETPERYAVGLFGRNRSHVDAWTPFRHPVATRRVAEGPMTPIDGATVTCGGWYLVDAVEALVESAG from the coding sequence ATGGGGAGGCAAGGAGGAACAGTGGCCGCTCACGAAGCCGCTCGCGCACGAAGTCTCTGGTCACTCTTCACCGCCGGTTGCGTGCTGGCTGGCTGCGCGGTCGACGGCTCGGGGCTGCCGGCCCTCGACGAGGCGACCGCCTCGCCCGACGTGCCCGTTCCGGCCGCCAGCCCGGCGCCGGATGCACCGACCGAATCTCCGCGGCGCATTGTCAGCCTTGACTACTGCGCCGATCAGTACGTCCTCGGTCTCGCCGACCGGGATCGGATCCTGGCCCTGTCGCCCGACGCCCGCGAGGCGTTTTCGTACCTGCGCCACGAGGCCGAGGGGCTGTCGACGGTCCGCCAGCGCATCGAGGACGTGCTCGCGCTCCACCCGGATCTTGTGGTCCGGAGCTACGGCGGAGGGCCGCGCGCCACGCTCTTCCTGCAGCAGGCGGGCGTGCCGGTTCTCGCACTTGGCTTCATGCAGGATATCGATGCCGTGCGGGCCACCGTTCGTCGCGCCGCCGCCACGTTCGGCGTCCCGGAGCGCGGCGAGTCGCTTGTGACGGAGATGGACGCCGGGCTCGAGCGTGCGAAACGGCGCGCCCAGTCGGTGGACGCAGACATCCTCTACCTGTCGCCCGCGGGCGTGAGTGCGGGACCGGGCACTTTCGTCCACGAACTGATAGAGACCGCGGGCTTTGACAACTTCCAGCGGCAGCCCGGCTGGCGTTCGCTCCCGCTCGAACGCCTCGCCTACGAGACACCTGAACGCTACGCTGTCGGTCTGTTCGGACGGAACCGAAGCCACGTCGACGCCTGGACCCCGTTTCGTCATCCGGTCGCGACCCGCCGCGTGGCGGAGGGGCCGATGACGCCGATCGATGGGGCGACGGTCACCTGCGGCGGCTGGTATCTGGTAGACGCCGTCGAAGCGCTGGTGGAGTCTGCGGGTTGA
- a CDS encoding cytochrome c, translating to MKIFVRGGLAIAVLFLPAIALAQTQTDVTFAKDIAPILQQSCQQCHRPGSVAPMSLLTYEEARPWARAMKNRTALRNRRGAMPPWFIEKDLGIQNYKNDPSLSEEEIAKIATWADSGAPLGDPANLPPPLDFGNADEWSIGVPDLVLESPEIVVPAAAPDKWTSLGSIPTGLTEDRYVAAVEVREINDVPKDAASDTVGGRYVFHHQTYTTFAPEDDSQTAPTSWPVHEVGRNADIFPPNAGRRLAAGSVLDLETAHLHSNGRETRARLQFAFKLHPAGYEPEVNYSRAFTGNGVDIDIKPNQAGQELHAYRVLDQHTKLLSFEPHQHAPGTRMCLEAIWGHNIETLTCAHYDHNWVKQYIYEDDYAPLLPKGTILHIIGWLDTTVSNRNVADPRNWSGGGRRSVANMFIDLGLAVELTDEQFEAEMAARRERLQLSKNDHLIGCPLCGVEFPSEAEAAADAGP from the coding sequence ATGAAGATCTTTGTCCGTGGCGGACTGGCGATAGCCGTCCTGTTCCTTCCCGCTATCGCCCTGGCCCAGACTCAGACCGACGTGACCTTCGCGAAGGACATCGCGCCCATCCTTCAGCAGAGCTGCCAGCAGTGCCACCGCCCGGGATCGGTGGCGCCGATGTCGCTCCTCACCTACGAGGAGGCTCGGCCCTGGGCGCGCGCGATGAAGAACCGGACCGCGCTCCGCAACCGGCGCGGCGCCATGCCGCCCTGGTTCATCGAGAAGGACCTCGGCATTCAGAACTACAAGAACGATCCTTCCCTGAGCGAGGAAGAGATCGCGAAGATCGCCACCTGGGCCGATTCCGGCGCGCCGCTCGGCGATCCGGCGAACCTCCCGCCGCCGCTCGATTTCGGCAACGCCGACGAGTGGTCGATTGGCGTACCCGACCTCGTGCTGGAGTCGCCGGAGATTGTCGTTCCCGCCGCGGCGCCCGACAAGTGGACGTCGCTTGGCTCGATCCCGACCGGCCTCACCGAGGATCGCTACGTGGCGGCGGTGGAGGTGCGCGAGATCAACGACGTTCCCAAGGACGCCGCGAGTGACACGGTGGGCGGCCGCTACGTCTTCCATCACCAGACCTACACCACTTTCGCGCCCGAGGATGACTCGCAGACGGCGCCCACGAGCTGGCCGGTGCACGAAGTGGGCCGCAACGCGGACATCTTCCCGCCGAACGCGGGGCGGCGGCTGGCAGCCGGCTCGGTACTCGATCTCGAGACGGCTCACCTGCATTCGAACGGACGCGAGACCCGGGCCCGACTGCAGTTCGCGTTCAAGCTGCACCCTGCCGGGTATGAGCCCGAGGTCAACTACTCGCGCGCCTTTACCGGCAACGGCGTCGATATCGATATCAAGCCGAATCAGGCGGGGCAGGAACTGCACGCCTACCGGGTCCTCGATCAACACACGAAACTGCTGTCGTTCGAGCCGCACCAGCACGCGCCCGGCACGCGGATGTGTCTCGAGGCCATCTGGGGGCACAACATCGAGACGCTGACGTGCGCCCACTACGACCACAACTGGGTGAAGCAGTACATCTATGAGGACGACTACGCCCCGTTGCTGCCGAAGGGCACGATTCTGCACATCATCGGTTGGCTCGACACCACCGTGTCGAACCGTAACGTCGCCGACCCCCGCAACTGGTCGGGTGGCGGCCGCCGGTCCGTCGCGAACATGTTCATCGACCTCGGCCTGGCCGTTGAATTGACCGATGAGCAGTTCGAAGCGGAGATGGCGGCACGCCGCGAACGGTTGCAGCTCTCGAAGAACGACCATCTGATCGGCTGTCCACTCTGCGGCGTGGAGTTCCCGTCGGAGGCGGAGGCGGCGGCCGACGCCGGTCCCTAA